DNA sequence from the Gordonia polyisoprenivorans genome:
TGTGAGAGGGAACGAATGAGCAAGTTCAGCAAGCTTGGGCTGCGCCGTGCTGCGGGGGCATGCGCCATCACCGCGGCCGCGGCGATCGGTCTGGCAAGCATGGGTACGGGAAACGCCGCGGCGGCTCCCTTGCCGAACGGATCGAAGGTCGTCACCGGTCTCGATGGTGAGACAGTCCAGACCATCCGTACCGGTGAGAATGCATGGCCGGTCCCATCGCTGGCAGCCAACGGTGCGGGTCGCGCCGCCGAGGTTTCCGGTACCTACACTGTGAAGACCGAGCCGGGCGTCACCGGTCGCGTGTACGTCGGCTTCGTCATCGGATGCCAGCTGGACATCTCGGGATTGTCCGGTGGCCTTGGCGGAAGCCTCGACCTGACAACCGGTCTCCCCACCGGAACCGCCTCGCTGTCGATTCCTGTCAAGCCCGGATCGGTGGTCTCCTCTCCGGTTGACTACAAGTCGATCGGCGACTCGGGAGTTGCGGCGTTCCAGTTGGACCACTTCCAGATCGACGCACAGGGTTGCGGTGGATACGCGCAGGCGCGGTCGTACGTGTATGTGCTGGCCGGCAAGGGCCTGAAGGTCGACACCGACAATGACGTGATCG
Encoded proteins:
- a CDS encoding MspA family porin, translated to MSKFSKLGLRRAAGACAITAAAAIGLASMGTGNAAAAPLPNGSKVVTGLDGETVQTIRTGENAWPVPSLAANGAGRAAEVSGTYTVKTEPGVTGRVYVGFVIGCQLDISGLSGGLGGSLDLTTGLPTGTASLSIPVKPGSVVSSPVDYKSIGDSGVAAFQLDHFQIDAQGCGGYAQARSYVYVLAGKGLKVDTDNDVIDSEGGYIQSTLWGKPFSLN